Proteins found in one Gadus macrocephalus chromosome 23, ASM3116895v1 genomic segment:
- the chmp4c gene encoding charged multivesicular body protein 4c, giving the protein MSKMSRMFKGSSGSSSSSSSSSKSRSKSRSGASPQEAIHRLRETEEMLTKKQEYLEQKIEQEIATAKKYGTKNKRGALQALKRKKRHEQQLTQIDGTLSTIEFQREALENASTNTEVLKNMSYAAKAIKGVHQNMDVDKIDSLMQDITEQQEVAQEICDAIGRPFGDTFDEDELLAELEQLEQEEEEERMKEMARLPRVPSSKVPSSRVPSGAPSSRVPSGAPSHRTQSKKRVEDDTDMKKLASWAT; this is encoded by the exons ATGAGTAAAATGTCGAGGATGTTCAAAGGGAGCTCTGGCTCTTCGAGTTCCTCGTCCAGTTCCTCCAAGTCCAGGTCGAAGTCGCGGTCCGGCGCCTCTCCACAGGAGGCCATCCACCGGCTCCGGGAGACCGAGGAAATGCTGACCAAGAAGCAGGAGTACCTGGAGCAGAAGATAGAGCAGGAGATCGCTACCGCCAAGAAATACGGCACCAAAAACAAGCGAG GCGCCCTCCAGGCCCTGAAGAGGAAGAAGCGCCACGAGCAGCAGCTGACCCAGATCGACGGGACCCTGTCCACCATCGAGTTCCAGCGGGAGGCGCTGGAGAACGCCAGCACCAACACGGAGGTCCTGAAGAACATGAGCTACGCCGCCAAGGCCATCAAGGGGGTCCACCAGAACAT ggacgTAGATAAGATAGACTCTCTGATGCAGGACATCACAGAGCAACAGGAAGTGGCCCAGGAGATTTGCGACGCTATTGGCCGACCGTTCGGTGACACGTTTGACGAG gacgaGCTCCTAGCAGAGctggagcagctggagcaggaggaagaggaggagaggatgaaggaGATGGCCCGTCTCCCCAGGGTACCCTCCTCTAAGGTCCCCAGCTCCAGGGTACCTTCCGGGGCCCCTAGCTCCAGGGTACCTTCCGGGGCCCCCAGCCACAGAACCC AGTCCAAGAAGAGGGTGGAGGATGATACCGACATGAAAAAACTGGCTTCGTGGGCTACataa
- the si:ch73-174h16.4 gene encoding leucine-rich repeat-containing protein 14, whose amino-acid sequence MVLSLVDLCAKEVVRDHSSSPSWLCCVPRELYDALLRAACSGGRPLAVGELVQRWPERRLKVGDRRISGLNPPNRLCIQALLLAVVRGLSDHRSMLQVLDLCGLQRDEGGDPMGGWSLTVALCSMLVQARAGVQARREGGLARRDGEGERKRVLALEREREGAKRERAPRKREREGEGEGEVAMETNGGEGRGAGRTEEEQLKGVRRRMEQERRRGGGGGSSGEESASREGSREVLLQVRADLFVNARSWERVRTALSGPDPLRLSCRFLRVEELSVSNTRRLLELAPPRGLLGVDLRYSSLGMEGLASLLPLLASFPALGSLRLHYCNLELRGDAAGQEEVLKEVALGLSRLPELRRLSLTALRLPGHLRLLLSSLARPLHVLELPYLSLSPADLAFLSCSHHASSLQRLDLSENRLDASSLPSVRRLLSSASSSLLHLTLSGCGLTDGLLGALLPSVTCCRALRSLGLALNPLSLAGLTRLVKGALGMASLRHLLYPNALEEYQPGLPELPSSAQLLDWPLDELQDASATSSQLHRLVREAGRTDLVLTCDLLNYHHDLLD is encoded by the exons ATGGTGCTGTCCCTGGTGGACCTGTGTGCCAAGGAGGTGGTGAGAGACCAcagctcctctccctcctggctGTGCTGCGTTCCCCGGGAGCTGTACGACGCCCTGCTGCGGGCCGCCTGCTCCGGCGGCCGGCCGCTGGCGGTGGGCGAGCTGGTTCAGCGCTGGCCCGAGCGGCGGCTTAAGGTCGGGGACCGCCGGATCTCCGGACTCAACCCGCCCAACAGGCTCTGCATCCAGGCCCTGCTGCTCGCCGTAGTGCGGGGTCTCTCCGACCACAG GTCCATGCTGCAGGTCCTGGACCTGTGCGGTCTCCAGCGGGACGAGGGGGGGGACCCCATGGGGGGCTGGTCCCTGACGGTGGCCCTGTGCTCCATGCTGGTCCAGGCCCGGGCCGGGGTGCAGGcgcggagagagggggggctggcCCGGCGGGACGGGGAGGGCGAGAGGAAGAGGGTCCTGGCcctggagcgagagagggagggggcgaagagagagagagctccacgcaagagagagagggagggggagggggagggggaggttgccatggaaacaaacggcggcgagggcaggggggcggggaggacggaggaggagcagttgaagggagtgaggaggaggatggagcaggagcggaggagaggaggaggaggagggagcagtgGGGAGGAGTCGGCGTCCAGGGAGGGCAGTCGGGAGGTGCTGCTGCAGGTCAGGGCGGACCTCTTCGTCAACGCTCGCTCCTGGGAGCGGGTCCGCACGGCGCTCTCCGGCCCCGACCCCCTGCGGCTCTCCTGCCGGTTCCTCCGGGTGGAGGAGCTGTCCGTCTCCAACACCAGGCGCCTCCTGGAGCTGGCCCCGCCCCGGGGCCTGCTGGGGGTGGACCTCCGCTACAGCAGCCTGGGGATGGAGGGCCTGGCCTCCCTGCTGCCCCTCCTGGCCTCCTTCCCCGCCCTGGGCTCCCTGCGCCTCCACTACTGCAACCTGGAGCTGCGGGGGGACGCGGCGGggcaggaggaggtgctgaaggAGGTGGCCCTGGGTCTGTCCCGGCTCCCCGAGCTCCGACGGCTCAGCCTCACCGCGCTGCGCCTCCCCGGACACCTGCGCCTCCTGCTCAG ctccctggCCCGGCCCCTCCACGTCCTGGAGCTCCCCTACCTCAGCCTGAGCCCCGCCGACCTGGCCTTCCTGTCCTGCTCCCACCACGCCTCGTCCCTGCAGCGCCTGGACCTCAGCGAGAACCGTCTGGACGCCTCCTCGCTGCCCTCCGTCCGCCGCCTGCTGtcctcggcctcctcctccctgctccaccTCACGCTGAGCGGCTGCGGCCTCACCGACGGCCTCCTGGGGGCGCTGCTCCCCTCGGTGACGTGCTGCCGGGCCCTGCGGAGCCTGGGCCTGGCCCTCAACCCCCTGTCCCTGGCCGGCCTCACCCGGCTGGTGAAGGGCGCCCTGGGCATGGCCTCGCTgcgccacctgctgtacccCAACGCCCTGGAGGAGTACCAGCCCGGGCTGCCCGAGCTGCCCTCCAGCGCCCAGCTGCTGGACTGGCCCCTGGACGAGCTGCAGGACGCCAGCGCCACCTCCAGCCAGCTGCACCGCCTGGTGAGGGAGGCGGGCCGCACCGACCTGGTGCTGACCTGTGACctgctcaactaccaccacGACCTCCTGGACTAG
- the LOC132452463 gene encoding GTPase IMAP family member 4 → MSRTPKRQESEDGPDLEEARRAAAAANRLEELRLVLLGWRWPGKSLTGNTILGREEFRLERAAEFCVKRQTEAEGRQVTVVDTPGWFSSQNTPPTYQQEILKGASMCPPGPHALLLVIPVGMFSDVDRGRIAEHMALFGERAWRHTLVVFTWSEVLKDISIERYIRREGRDLKWVLERCGKRYFVIDNNVWGEHPQLGQLFEAVEKMVAEVGGAYVPETAEEKAEEKVEEEVKGPPEGRQTPQEGPVGGRDLGARPKHNSAPRLCSEPL, encoded by the exons ATGAGTCGGACACCGAAGAGACAGGAATCAG AGGACGGCCCCGACCTGGAGGAGgcgcggcgggcggcggcggcggccaacCGTCTGGAGGAGCTGCGTCTGGTGCTGCTGGGCTGGCGCTGGCCCGGCAAGAGCCTGACGGGGAACACCATCCTGGGCCGCGAGGAGTTCCGCCTGGAGCGAGCCGCCGAGTTCTGCGTGAAGCGTCAGACGGAGGCCGAGGGCCGGCAGGTGACGGTGGTGGACACGCCGGGCTGGTTCTCCTCCCAGAACACCCCGCCCACCTACCAGCAGGAGATCCTGAAGGGCGCCTCCATGTGCCCGCCGGGGCCCCACGCCCTCCTGCTGGTCATCCCCGTGGGCATGTTCTCGGACGTGGACCGCGGGCGCATCGCCGAGCACATGGCCCTGTTCGGGGAGCGGGCCTGGAGGCACACGCTGGTGGTGTTCACCTGGTCCGAGGTGCTGAAGGACATCTCCATCGAGCGCTACATCCGCCGGGAGGGCCGCGACCTCAAGTGGGTGCTGGAGCGCTGCGGGAAGCGCTACTTTGTGATCGACAACAACGTGTGGGGCGAGCACCCGCAGCTGGGCCAGCTGTTCGAGGCCGTGGAGAAGATGGTGGCCGAGGTGGGCGGGGCGTACGTCCCCGAGACGGCCGAGGAGAaggcggaggagaaggtggaggaggaggtgaagggacCGCCGGAGGGGAGACAGACCCCCCAGGAGGGCCCGGTGGGGGGGCGTGACCTCGGGGCGCGGCCCAAACACAACTCGGCCCCCAGACTGTGCAGCGAGCCGCTCTGA
- the maf1b gene encoding MAF1 homolog, negative regulator of RNA polymerase III b isoform X1 → MKLLENSSFEALSSQLCVETGDSRILGRIESYSCKMAGDDKHMFKQFCQEGEPHVLEALSPPQSTCATSPSQLGKSSEEGEDHLSDKCCRKTLFYLITTLNESFKPDYDFSTARSHEFSREPSLNWVANAVNSSMFSAVGEEFNSLGPEVWNTIDQEINLQGCDIYSYNPDLDSDPFGEEGSLWSFNYFFYNKKLKRIVFLTCRSVSNSVLSGYGRDSQDNELDMELEDEEEMDGFAEDRFPRALCV, encoded by the exons ATGAAACTTCTGGAGAACTCGAGCTTCGAGGCACTGAGCTCCCAGCTGTGCGTGGAGACGGGAGACTCTCGCATCCTCGGGAG gatcGAGAGCTACTCCTGTAAAATGGCGGGAGACGACAAGCACATGTTCAAACAGTTCTGTCAGGAGGGGGAGCCCCACGTCTTGGAGGCCTTGTCCCCCCCACAGTCCACCTGCGCCACCAGCCCCTCTCA GCTGGGGAAGAGCAGTGAGGAGGGCGAGGACCACCTTAGTGACAAGTGTTGCAGGAAGACTCTGTTCTACCTCATCACCACCCTCAACGAGTCCTTCAAGCCCGACTACGACTTCAGCACCGCCCGCTCACACGAGTTCAGCCGCGAGCCCAGCCTCAACTGG GTGGCGAACGCCGTGAACAGCAGCATGTTCTCTGCCGTGGGTGAGGAGTTCAACTCCCTGGGACCCGAGGTCTGGAACACCATCGACCAGGAGATCAACCTGCAGGGCTGTGATATATACAG CTATAACCCCGACCTGGACTCCGACCCGTTTGGCGAGGAGGGAAGTCTCTGGTCCTTCAACTACTTCTTCTACAACAAGAAGCTGAAGAGAATCGTCTTCCTCACCTGCCGCTCCGTCAG CAACAGTGTGCTCAGCGGGTACGGGCGGGACAGCCAAGACAACGAGCTGGACATGgagctggaggacgaggaggagatggacGGATTCGCCGAGGACCG gTTCCCCAGAGCTCTGTGTGTCTAA
- the zfand1 gene encoding AN1-type zinc finger protein 1, with the protein MAELDIGQRCDTEFCKQQDFLPFCCDSCGGVFCIEHRSRSSHSCPEKPSVPRDFRSTGGTQSYPCSFQDCRGKELVPVTCPHCGKHFCLPHRHQDDHCCEKLEAPRPKMAATKELVQKIVESKTPGPPKGRRGAKSSATAAKVALMKLKLHATGDKGLPQVERTYLQVYLPKESSPPSQPMFFCSKWSVGKVVDYAASLAGLKNDNNVLTAKKLRLCHPETGEALRMDETLLSLLSHPEAPLHNGGNAVLEYLDPHLTTLDQVASYLPQT; encoded by the exons ATGGCTGAGCTGGACATCGGACAGCGCTGTGACACAGAGTTCTGCAAGCAGCAAG ATTTCCTTCCTTTTTGCTGCGACTCCTGTGGTGGGGTCTTCTG TATTGAACACAGAAGTAGATCCTCGCATTCATGCCCAGAG AAGCCGTCTGTCCCAAGAGACTTCCGGTCGACTGGGGGGACTCAGAGTTATCCTTGCTCCTTCCAGGACTGCAGAGGGAAAGAGCTGGTCCCTGTGACCTGTCCACACTGTGGAAAACACTTCTGCCTGCC CCATCGACACCAGGATGACCACTGCTGTGAGAAACTGGAGGCGCCCAGACCCAAGATGGCGGCCACCAAGGAGCTGGTCCAGAAGATAGTGG AGTCCAAAACGCCGGGGCCTCCTAAGGGACGACGAGGAGCGAAGAGCAGTGCGACGGCGGCAAAAGTGGCGTTGATGAAACTTAAGCTCCACGCCACCGGAGATAAAGGACTGCCCCAG GTGGAGAGGACGTACCTCCAGGTGTATCTTCCCAAAGAGTCTTCCCCGCCCAGCCAGCCCATGTTCTTCTGTTCCAAGTGGAGCGTGGGCAAGGTGGTGGACTACGCGGCCTCTCTGGCCGGCCTCAAGAACGACAACAACGTGCTCACTGCAAAG AAGCTGCGTCTGTGCCATCCAGAGACTGGAGAGGCTCTCCGGATGGACGAAACCCTGCTCTCACTGCTCTCCCACCCCGAAGCGCCGCTCCACAACGGGGGGAACGCAGTCCTGGAGTATCTGGACCCCCACCTGACCACGCTGGACCAGGTGGCCTCCTACCTCCCCCAGACCTAG
- the maf1b gene encoding MAF1 homolog, negative regulator of RNA polymerase III b isoform X2, with protein MKLLENSSFEALSSQLCVETGDSRILGRIESYSCKMAGDDKHMFKQFCQEGEPHVLEALSPPQSTCATSPSQLGKSSEEGEDHLSDKCCRKTLFYLITTLNESFKPDYDFSTARSHEFSREPSLNWVANAVNSSMFSAVGEEFNSLGPEVWNTIDQEINLQGCDIYSYNPDLDSDPFGEEGSLWSFNYFFYNKKLKRIVFLTCRSVSVLSGYGRDSQDNELDMELEDEEEMDGFAEDRFPRALCV; from the exons ATGAAACTTCTGGAGAACTCGAGCTTCGAGGCACTGAGCTCCCAGCTGTGCGTGGAGACGGGAGACTCTCGCATCCTCGGGAG gatcGAGAGCTACTCCTGTAAAATGGCGGGAGACGACAAGCACATGTTCAAACAGTTCTGTCAGGAGGGGGAGCCCCACGTCTTGGAGGCCTTGTCCCCCCCACAGTCCACCTGCGCCACCAGCCCCTCTCA GCTGGGGAAGAGCAGTGAGGAGGGCGAGGACCACCTTAGTGACAAGTGTTGCAGGAAGACTCTGTTCTACCTCATCACCACCCTCAACGAGTCCTTCAAGCCCGACTACGACTTCAGCACCGCCCGCTCACACGAGTTCAGCCGCGAGCCCAGCCTCAACTGG GTGGCGAACGCCGTGAACAGCAGCATGTTCTCTGCCGTGGGTGAGGAGTTCAACTCCCTGGGACCCGAGGTCTGGAACACCATCGACCAGGAGATCAACCTGCAGGGCTGTGATATATACAG CTATAACCCCGACCTGGACTCCGACCCGTTTGGCGAGGAGGGAAGTCTCTGGTCCTTCAACTACTTCTTCTACAACAAGAAGCTGAAGAGAATCGTCTTCCTCACCTGCCGCTCCGTCAG TGTGCTCAGCGGGTACGGGCGGGACAGCCAAGACAACGAGCTGGACATGgagctggaggacgaggaggagatggacGGATTCGCCGAGGACCG gTTCCCCAGAGCTCTGTGTGTCTAA